In Methanocella paludicola SANAE, the sequence AAGGGTGGTAATACCACCAAGCAGCGTTACGGCGAGGGCTACTACGAGAATATCGGTAAGAAGGGTGGCCAGAAAGTCCGTGAGCTGATCAAGAGGGGAAAAGAAGCGATGTCGAGGAAGTAGGCCCTCTTTCCCTACTTTCTCTATTATATGAAAAACGAAAAACGTTATACTGCTTTTTGTTCAATTAGCTTATCTTTGGTTTACAGATCATTATAAAACCTATTTATAATCGTGTAATTTTATTTGGTATATAGGCACTTGTGGTCGGATGTCATTGAGGATAATGAGGATTAGCTATATCGTCGTGCTGTTGGCCTGTATATCCTGCCTTGCCATTCAGTTAGCATCAAACACAGGATATGCAAAGAAGGTGCCGGGAGCGTATGTCGTCGGCTACGTGCTAGACGAGGAGGGAAAGCCGGTGCCGGGTGCTACGGTCACGCTGTGGCAGGACGGCGAGCTATGGTATTCGAATTACCAGTATGGTAACTGGCATAACCCCCAGCTATCAAGGATCGCCTATTCTAATGATTATGTAGGCGGCAATCTTAGAGAAGGTGGCTTCATGTTCGGCTTTATGTATCCTGGTAATTATACGTTGACAGCCGAAAAGGATGGATACAAGGTCAACTCCACGAGCTTTTACGTTAATGAAAGTTCGATGAGCGAGCTCGTCAGTAATCCGGTACCTATCCCGGTAAATGTTACGTTGAAAGGGTATCACGTCCCCACGCTCACACCTCAGCAACAGGCCTATACCGGAGCTATTGTGGGAGAAATTCGAACTGCGCATGGCTATAATACATCAGGCGTGAACGTATCGCTCTGGCAGTACGGCCATATGGTGGACCTGCCGGATAATCCTCAGGCCTCGTTAGGGCGAAATTATTCTGGCCGGAAGGTCGATTATCTATTCGAGCACCTGGCTCCTGGAAACTATACCGTTATGGCCCAGGATTTTGAAAGCAATGAATCCGTAACAGTGGGAGTAGGCGATCATCCGATGAGGGCGGATATAGTCCTGACGCGTTCGCTTCATCAGCCATACGGTTGGGCTGATGTTAGTTTTTCACCCACAGTGGGTGAGTTTTTGCCGTCAGCTTTCCCGCCTTCGAACAGCAATAAGCCAGCTCCCACAATACCCTTGCTTATGGTGCTTTTTACGATCGGGGTTGTGGCATATATTATACAAAAGAATAAGCATTAATTATTTTTTTAGTTTACCTAAATAGTGGTCACTCTATGAGTTTTAATCGTTTTAAAATAGTTATTAGGTGTCGTGTGTGGGTGGTTGGCGGCGTTCCAGGTTTCCCGGGGACTCGCGTACCTCAGTACTGGCTGGGACGTGGGCGGGCTTAACTTCCGGGTTCGAAAAGGGACCGGGTGTGCCCCGCCGCTGTGGCCGCCAAAACCACCAAACCGATAAGCGATTTTTAAACGATAAATTCGTAATTGTTTAAAAATTAATTACTAATTAAACTTATTTTCAGCTTTTAGTGGCTTATTCTCATAGTTGATGGATGATGACAGAATTTATTTATATCCACCAAAATAAATGCTTGTATAATAAGCGTCGCCTAATCCTGCGCCCGGCCATCCGTCCAGAGAAGACCGGACACAGGTGCCAAAAGGCAATGAGAGGTTAGATTTTATTATAGATAAAGTCTCGTCTGGAGCCTCCCGAAGGCGGCGCTAAGGGAGGTTGATATTGTGAGACATAATAGATTAATGTATAAAACAATGATTATAACCATTGTTATAATCGTTGCGATGGTATTAGTGCCATTAGTTTATGCAATTAGTAATGAGTCATCGTTGATAAAAAAACTCACAGTATGATTTTGAAGACCCTGTCATGAAGAAAGTAATAGAGCTGAGATCGAAAGGTTTGAATGATACTGAGGTAGTTAAAGAATTAGAAAAAGAAAATATGTTTTTCGATCCCTTGACTGGAGATAGGGGAATTGGAAGACGTCCAACGCCTGAAGAATTAAAATATTTGCCAAATCGACTTAATCGGTCAATTTATCAAACGCCATATTCCGAATTAAATAACAATACAATTAATGGATATGCAGGTAATATGGGGATTCTTGGACATACGACGGGAACACAAACTAATGTAGTATTTAGTACATCACAACGCTATCGACAAATCGAAGGATGGATGAAGCCGGGGTCATTGGCAGTAATGCGTGGAGGGACATATAGACATTTAATTACAACTCATGCAACTGAAGAGAATTATGCAGGTGATTGGGAGGAAGCAGGAATCGTAAGCTGGGCTAATGAAGATGGATCAACCACTAATTACATGTTGTTCACTTATACCAATATAGGCGACAGCTGGGCTTTTCATGGAACAGTAAGCTCGACATCGGATGTCAAATTAAGGATTGAAATTGGAGTATACGATTTCTACTACCAGGGATATCCATACAGGGTATACTTTAATGATAATTGGTTTAGGACTGTGTATATCAATAGGTATAACGCAATATTTGACCAATCTAATGAGGCATGGAGGTCTAGTGAATGGGACCCATATACAGTTGATACAAGCCATTCGATATTCCATGGCTCCTATCTGAAGACGACGGATGGAACGATAATACCGTGGAATAACCAGATAGATGACTACAGTTACTGGGCCCCGTACTTTAATTGCCCAATGGGTTCAAGCTGGAGGGAAGACCAACCAGGTCCAACGTGGACTTTTGAAAGTTGGGTAAATCCAAATAATTAAGCTTTGATGCCATACATATCCGATATGTATGGCATTATAATTTAATAATATAATATATGTGATTATATGAATAAACTCATAAAGTATATTATGATTATAATACTATTGTTAATTATTATAGGTATATTATCATATTTGTTTTTAACTGGTCGAGTCGGCACTTTTGGGAATGAAAAATTAAAAGCCGAAAGAATAGCTACTTCAAATTGGACTGTTATTAATTATATAATATTTAAAGATTATAAGGTAGGTGATGTAGGTGTAGTTAGTATTAATAGAACAGATTGGTACTATAATTCAGGATATATAAACGATTCAAAATATTATATAGTACCTATAGCTGCTGGTGAAAAACCAACGAGTAGCAATTTAATAGTTATTGTCGATGTGATGAAAAATAGTGTGTTAAGTATAGATCAATACAGCGCTCACGGTAAACGTTTACCTATGAGTGGTTTTGCTATCATACCTCCTGGTTCATTTTGGTATCATGAAATTGATGGATATAAACCAATGGCCCTCGTAACTCAGATTAAGCCCAATGAATCGAATTGGAATTCAATTATATTAAGTAATGAAAGTTTTACTGACTTGTATAATAAAATAAAAAATAATCAATCAATAAGCCCTTATGATACTAGTCAAAATGTTTATGAACTTAATGTGATTGAAAATAAACAATATTATAAAATATTTAATGAATCTATTAAATATTTAGTTGTTAGGAATAATTGCGTAGATAAAGAAATATCAATATATTATCATATTGAACCAATGTTAGATTAATATAGGGAGTTATTGCGTTATTATTGTCTGTAAGTAAGAAAAATGGTAAACGTTGTATTATACTTACTCGTGGTTCGGATTTTATCCGTTTGCCTAAGGTGATCATAATTGGGGGGTCCGCGATGCATCGCGCGGAGCGTCCTTTAAATCGGAGCGTTGGCGTAGTCCTCTTTAGCCTCAGCAGAAAAAAACGGGGTGCCTAACCATCCTTGTGGTTCAAGCTGGTTTTTTTATCGTTGATCATGTATACTATTGTTTGTGTTATGCTGTTAAAATGGTTTAAAAGTGTGTCGTGTGTGGGTGGTTGGCGGCGTTCCAGGTTTCCCGGGGACTCGCGTACCTCAGTACTGGCTGGGACGTGGGCGGGCTTAACTTCCGGGTTCGAAAAGGGACCGGGTGTGCCCCGCCGCTGTGGCCGCCAAACCCCTCAAAGGGCTATTTAAACGGTAAATTTGTAATTATTTAATAATTAGTAGCTATATTAACTTATTTTCAACGTTTAACCGCTTATTGTCATAGTTGACAGATCGTTAGAGATTCTATTTATATGGCTCCAAATAAATGCTTGTTTAGCAAGCGCCGCTTAATCCTGCGCCCGGCCCCCGTGGAAAGAAGACCGGGAACAGGCGCCCGAAGGCAATGAGAGGATGAACTTTTTCATAGATAAAGTCTCGCCTTGAGCCTCCCCCTGGCGGCGCTTCTGAAAGGGAGGAATCAAATGAAGACTAATATAAAGTTTGGAGCGCTGTTCATATTGGCTATTTTCATACTAGCGATAACAGCGCTTGGAATGGCTGGTGCACGATCCCAGACAGAGGGATTGGCAGATACAGATTCAGGGTATGGTGAACATGCGGAACTCATTAAGGCAATTAGAGATTACCTAACTGGTAAATCTGATAGACTTCCGCCTTATAATGAATATAAAAATTCCGAGGAGAATAAAATAAAACCAACATATAGAGAAGCCCCTAGACCATTAATATATAATGACACGTATAATAAAGATAATATAAGCAGTATGTCAATAAGTACTATACCGACAAGGGTATATAGTCCACATTGGTCGAATACCTATATCGGATTCGGTAATAAAGATGGTGGACCAAGAGCATGGTTTGAGGATGGCGTAGTCGATTGGTTATACAATCTGGAGAACAATGGCAAAGAAGAATTTGTAATGCACCAGTGGGGGGATGGTGACGCTGAAAATTGTATCCAGATGACGAGATACGATAATACTATAACATTCACAATTTATAGTAAAGCATTTGCATATCCATGGATAGACTGATGCTATTTCCCCTCGACCCACGATTTTATGATCTATGTCAGACCAGTAGGCATAGACGGTAATGGCAATTACAATAGAGTGGAATACTGTGTATATGACTTGGATACGAGCACTGCATATGTCAAGACATTCACACTACCTAGAGCTGAGCACATAAAAGATGTCGATATTGCACTTGAAAAATATTACGAGGACGGAGAGCCCAGACCTGGCATGGTCAACTCGTGGAAGTATGTAAGGGACTTCCATGCCTATGACCTATCCGGGTCAATGTTGAATCTGCCTAACAACGAGCATATATTTGAATATTACACGGATAATGTAGCGAATTATTACTACAGGGACCTGTACGGGTATTATGGAAATATATACATAACGAGATATGATCCAAGATACTCCCCTCCGCCACATCCTTGATAAACTATTGCCCCCTTTGCCAGGGGGCATATACTTTTAAATTGAATGTATATAATTCGTAAATATGAATGGTGATTAGATGGTAAAGACATCATTGGAGGTTATATTTTTTATTTTATTAACGTGCACGATTTTATTTGGTGGTTGTATAGTGGGCGATAATAAACAGAATGAATTACCAACTAATAAATATATTGCCGTGGAGGAAATTCAGTGGGATCACGGTGTAGTGGTCGAAGGTTATTTTGAGCATATAAGAGAAGCCGTGCCAGCCACTATTGTTGAGTATGACAGTGCAGGAAAATATGTAGAGAATAACAATAGCCTCAAAATATTGTATGGTTTCTATCATTCCTACGACATGCCTGAGGGAATGTGGAGGGATTTAAATATAAGCGGAATATATGAATATCCTTATCAACTAGAATCAGGGGCAAAAATAATTGGAACAAACCGTAATGGCACAATAATATTATCTTATAACAATGAAACCATCCCTCTAGACGTCGGGAAAAAATGGGAATCACCTAATGTTGAGACGCGGTTTGAGGATCGGAGTTATCCAAATGGTGCCTATAAGGTAAAAATTACAACTACGTGGACGATTGAAAATAAGGGGATATACAATAAATAAACTGATGTATTATCAAATGTGTCTTGGTGGGTGGTTGGCGGCGTTCCAGGTTTCCCGGGGACTCGCGTACCTCAGTACTGGCTGGGACGTGGGCGGGCTTAACTTCCGGGTTCGGTATGGGACCGGGTGTGCCCCGCCGCTGTGGCCGCCAAAACCACCACACATATGACTGTGAGGGCCGAATATTGGCCTGTTTGGCTCGTTCGGGCTTGTTGTGCTGCGTCTTTGTGCTCTTTGGATTTCGCTTTGGATTGTAATAGCACCTTTACGGTGTGTCACCCCTTTACGGTGTTTTCGGTGTCCAAATGTGCTAATTTGTGTTTTGGTGGGTCGAGTGTTTAGTGGTTGCGGGTTGAGCACCTCGTTGCCTTGGTGCGTACGCCCCAACTCTATCAAACCAGTCTTCTACTGGCACTCGGTGGCAGTCTCGTTTCAGGGTGTTTTTCGGGCTTAGATGCTTTCAGCCCTTACAACTTAGCGCGTGGCTGCACGGCCCGCCCTGTCGGACGACCGTTAGACTAGCGGCGCCGTTGCCTTGTTCCTCTCGTACTAAAAGCAACTTTCCCTCAGACTGCTTTGCACCCCTAACAGATAGTAACCGACCTGTCTCACGACGGTCTAAACCCAGCTCACGATCTCCTTTAATAGGCGAACAACCTCACCCTTGGCCGCTGCTGCACGGCCAGGATGGAAAGAACCGACATCGAGGTAGCAAGCCGCCGGGTCGATATGTACTCTTGCCGGCGACGACTCTGTTATCCCCGGGGTAGCTTTTCTGACATCAATGTCCCCCACATTGGGGGAGCATTGGTTCGTTAAGCCCGACTTTCGTCTCACGAAACCTTGTTGTGCGGTTGCGTGTCAAGCCAACTTATGCCTTTACACTCTTCACCGAGTTTCTGACTCGGTTGAGTTGACCTTAGGGCGCCATCGATACCTTTTCGAGGGCGTGCCGCCCCAGCCAAACTGCCCGCCTATCGATGTCCCAAGTTAGGTTAGGGTCGCAGTCACCAAAGGATAGTGTCTCATTGTCCCCTCCCCCCAGACTGGCGCCTGGGGCTCGACGGGTCCTATCTACTCTGCACAATGGTGGCCGCAACCCAACGACAGGTTGCAGTAAAGCTCCACGGGGTCTTCACTTCCCATTAGGGGTCCCTAGACTCTGCACTAGGATGTAATGTTCACCGGCGCCTGGCCAGGGACAGTAGAGCGCTCGTTGATCCATTCATGCAAGCCGCCAATTAAGCGGCAAGGTACTACGCTACCTTAAGAGGGTTATAGTTACCCCCGCCGTTGACGGGCCCTTCTTCCCCTTGTACGAGGTTTTCAGGTACCCGCACTGGGCAGGATTCACTGATCGTACTAGATCTTACGATTTGGCGATCAGCTATGTTGTTATTAGACAGTCAGCGCTCCCTCGTCACTGCGACCTGCTCCTCACGGAGCAGGCACCCCTTATCCCGAAGTTACGGGGCTAATTTGCCGAATTCCCTTGGCCAGGGTGTGCCGACACGCCTTAGTCTTCTAAACTAGGGGCACCTGTGTCGGATCTTGGTACGGATCCTCTGTTCCCTTTTCACGGGTTCCCCGCGTGACACTGCTTACGTCATCACATATTACACGCTTTCTCACCATTACGGTTCTCCAGCATGCTATTAGCTTGAACAGGCTGACAGGCCTGCCAGCGCTAGCGGGAAACGTCAGTTTTAGCACAGAGAAGTACAGGAATATTAACCTGTTTCCCTTTTGACCAGCTCCGGTTGAGGCTGGTCTTAGGACCGACTAACCCTCGGCTGACGATCATGGCCGAGGAAACCTAGCCCTTTCGGCGGCACGGATTCTCACCGTGCTATGCTGCTACTAATGCCAAGATTTTCTTACCCGCGCGCTCCACAGGACCTTACAGCCCTGCTTCCACGCCCGCGGATTGCCTCCCTACGAAATCACCTTGCGGTGTTCCAGGGTCTCGGTTGTCGACTTGAGCCCCGTCCATTTTCAGGGCCCCAAACCTCGACTGGTAAGCTGTTACGCTATTTTTAAAGGGTAGCTGCTTCTAAGCTCACCTCCCAGTTGTCTAGGGCTTGGGACGCCTTTCAGTGTTTACACTTAGTCGACAATTAAGGACCTTAACCCTGGTCTGGGTTGTCTCCCTTACGGACTAGAAGCTTACCCCCCAGCCCGGACTTCCCACCATCTACAACGAGAGCGACTTTGGAGTTTGACAAGGGGACGAGCAGTTTCCCGCCCGGCTCCCCTAATCAGTGCTCTACCTCGCCCACAATCTCCGGTGAGGTCATACTTCGATATGTTTCGGGAGGAACCAGCTGTTTCCAAGTTCGATTGGACTTTCACCCCTAGACACAGGTCACGCGAACGATTTGCATATCAGTACCGCTAACGATCCTCCACGTAACTTTCGTTACGCTTCGATCTGCCCACGCCTAGATCACCTGGTTCCGGGTCGTGGCCCAATGACTCCGCGCGAACCCACGCCGCCCCTCGAAAAACTGCGGGCTTGTTGCTTTCGCTACGGCTTCCCCAATAATGGGTTAGCCTCGCCATTGGACCCCACTCCTTGGCCCGTTCTTCAAAACGTACGACAGGACACTGGCAACCGCTCTCGTACAACACCCTCGCGAGTGCTTCCTTCGAGCGGAAGATCCTTTCATGCCCATGTCGCTCCATCGCCGTCCGATTTCAGGCTCTTTTAACCTCCCTATTCAGGGTGCTTTTCAGCTTTCGATCACTCTACTATTGCGCTATCGGTCTCGAGATATATTTAGCCTTGGAGGAATGT encodes:
- a CDS encoding carboxypeptidase-like regulatory domain-containing protein; the encoded protein is MSLRIMRISYIVVLLACISCLAIQLASNTGYAKKVPGAYVVGYVLDEEGKPVPGATVTLWQDGELWYSNYQYGNWHNPQLSRIAYSNDYVGGNLREGGFMFGFMYPGNYTLTAEKDGYKVNSTSFYVNESSMSELVSNPVPIPVNVTLKGYHVPTLTPQQQAYTGAIVGEIRTAHGYNTSGVNVSLWQYGHMVDLPDNPQASLGRNYSGRKVDYLFEHLAPGNYTVMAQDFESNESVTVGVGDHPMRADIVLTRSLHQPYGWADVSFSPTVGEFLPSAFPPSNSNKPAPTIPLLMVLFTIGVVAYIIQKNKH